In Mastomys coucha isolate ucsf_1 unplaced genomic scaffold, UCSF_Mcou_1 pScaffold5, whole genome shotgun sequence, one genomic interval encodes:
- the Ptx4 gene encoding pentraxin-4 codes for MGCLKKKTLPFLLTFVFMYVHRTPSQEADPARQRKPFFERLRRLEEQFQRFQQVTLTHLQDIANNYNVYYNMDAHFQSLVEQSQAVALAMNQSQAAIQGDVAHLKTWYRKSQRRSRKMDARLQALNLSLSTKSKQWVEKEKEQKAQREVIASLPLSFQALQDALASLTQQVQSQDARLTALEGQTQRASPGTAALGLTTAPTPTRLAQQGPGSLQLWRDSQASKSSPQHRSSPQDFTVHVQENQKFQAPNSHRVAPPRTYRGPGNICGTGPVLIFPNTSTENVIYLSPGILMPLRALSFCSWIRMTTNHLGTLLSYATKDNDNKLVLHGRDSLVPGSIHFVIGDPVFRELSLQPLLDGQWHHICIIWTSVEGKYWLHIDRRIVASGSRFREGYEIPPGGSLVLGQEQDTVGGEFDSSEAFVGSISGLAIWNRALFPGEVANLASGKELPTGAIVMLTNVTSVGGFVQRAKCTCLEQCP; via the exons ATGGGGTGCTTGAAGAAGAAGACCCTGCCTTTCCTCCTCAcgtttgtgttcatgtatgtacacAGGACTCCGTCCCAGGAAGCTGACCCAGCCAGGCAAAGAAAGCCATTTTTTGAGAGGCTCCGTCGACTAGAAGAACAG tttcagaggttccaaCAGGTGACCTTAACACACCTGCAGGACATTGCCAACAACTACAATGTATACTACAATATGGATGCCCACTTCCAGAGCCTGGTGGAACAGAGCCAAGCTGTAGCTCTAGCGATGAATCAGTCTCAAGCTGCCATACAAGGAGATGTAGCCCACCTAAAGACCTGGTATAGAAAAAGCCAGCGAAGGAGCCGAAAGATGGATGCTCGGCTTCAAGCCTTGAACCTCTCCCTGAGCACAAAGAGCAAGCAGTGggtagagaaggaaaaggagcaaaAGGCACAGAGGGAGGTTATTGCAAGCCTGCCCCTAAGCTTTCAGGCACTACAGGATGCACTGGCCAGCCTCACACAACAAGTCCAGAGCCAGGATGCCAGGCTCACTGCCCTTGAGGGCCAGACACAGAGGGCCTCCCCTGGTACTGCAGCCCTGGGGCTGaccacagcccccacccccacccggctTGCTCAACAAGGCCCAGGTTCCTTGCAACTGTGGAGGGACAGCCAGGCATCCAAGTCTTCACCCCAACACAGGAGTTCTCCCCAAGACTTCACTGTCCATGtccaggagaatcagaagttccaAGCCCCAAACAGTCATCGAGTAGCCCCACCAAGGACCTACCGAGGACCAGGAAACA TTTGTGGCACAGGCCCAGTGCTGATTTTCCCCAACACCTCTACTGAAAATGTGATCTATCTTAGCCCTGGCATCCTCATGCCCCTACGAGCCCTGTCCTTCTGCAGTTGGATCCGCATGACCACCAACCACTTGGGCACCCTCCTTTCCTACGCCACCAAAGACAATGACAACAAGTTAGTACTGCATGGCCGAGACTCCCTGGTCCCCGGCTCCATCCACTTTGTGATTGGGGACCCCGTCTTCAGGGAATTGTCCCTGCAACCGCTCCTGGATGGCCAGTGGCACCACATTTGTATCATCTGGACATCGGTGGAGGGCAAGTACTGGCTCCACATAGACCGAAGGATAGTAGCCTCCGGCTCCCGCTTCAGAGAGGGCTACGAAATCCCTCCCGGAGGATCGCTTGTTCTGGGCCAGGAACAAGACACTGTGGGGGGCGAGTTTGACAGCTCTGAGGCCTTTGTAGGGAGCATATCTGGCTTGGCCATCTGGAACCGGGCTCTGTTCCCTGGAGAAGTTGCAAACTTGGCCTCTGGGAAAGAGCTCCCAACAGGTGCCATTGTGATGCTGACCAACGTCACCTCTGTGGGTGGATTTGTGCAGAGAGCCAAATGTACCTGCCTGGAGCAATGTCCATAA